A segment of the Parasphingopyxis algicola genome:
AATCGCCCGACGGCCATTTTTGGGTGGACGTACGGATCAACGGCAATGAAGAGCGCTTCCTGATCGACAGCGGCGCGACGGTGACGGCGCTATCCGTCGGCGCCGCGACGCGGTCCGGCGTCGAACCCGGTGGCGGCTTCCCGATGATCCTGAATACCGCCAATGGCGCGATTTCCGCCGATCGGGCGAGGGCCGAAACGCTGATCGTGGGGACGATCCGCCGCGACGACATGCCGGTCGTGATCGCGGAAGAATTTGGCGGCACCAACGTCCTAGGCATGAACTTTCTTTCGTCTTTGTCCAGCTGGAGCGTCCAAGGGGACTGGCTCGTCCTCGAGCCGTGAAATCCGTGCCCGCCAGTCATTGGCCCGGGCGTTTTTTGCATCTAGACGGGACGGAAGGGCCTGAAGGCCTCGAAGAGCCCTTTATTTAACATAATGTATATTATCGGGATAGTAGATCCATGGACGTGACATGCCCCTCTCGGCCGGATGACCATCTCGGCGACCGGATTTCGCGGCTCGCGACGATCATGGAGCGCTTACGCGATCCGAAAACCGGTTGTCCCTGGGATGTCGAACAGGATTTCACCTCGATCGCACCGTACACGATCGAGGAAGCCTATGAGGTTGCCGATGCGATCGAGCGCGACGACATGGCGGCGCTCAAGGACGAACTCGGCGACCTGCAACTGCAGGTCGTGTTCCACGCCCGCATGGCCGAGGAAGCCGGTCATTTCGCGCTGTCCGACGTGCTCGACGGCATTTCCGACAAGATGATCCGCCGGCACCCGCATGTATTCGGTCCGGAAGCGGACAATGGCGATGCAGGTCCGGGCTGGGAGGCCATCAAGGAGGCGGAGCGGGCGGAAAAGGGCGGACATAGTACGCTGGATGGGGTTGCGACCGCACTTCCCGCGCTATTGCGCGCCGAAAAACTCCAGAAGCGGGCAGCGCGTGCCGGATTCGACTGGCCGGATGCGACCGGTCCAAGGGCCAAGATCGAGGAAGAAATTTCCGAAGTGGAATGTGCCAAGAACGACACGCAACGCACTGAAGAGATTGGAGATTTACTATTCGCGGTCGTCAACTGGGCGCGCCATCTCAAAATCGACCCGGAAGCCGCGCTGCGGGCCGCGAACGCCAAGTTCGAGCGGCGTTTCAGAACCATGGAAGAACGCGCTGGCGCCGGCTTTTCCGGGCTTTCGCTCGACGAGATGGAACGGCTTTGGGCGGCCGCGAAGCGTGAAGAAGCCTAGCCGGCCTCTACCCGGTCCTGAAAACGGTCCCAATCGATCGCCGAGAGTTTTACCGAAACATGCATGATATCGCCGTCAACATGTTGATCCAGAACGCTTCCGTTGCGGTGAAGCCAGGCGAGATTTTCGCCATCGGACAGCTGAAGCCGCACATCGTGCACGGCACGACCGCGATCGAGCCGTTCGGCGATCAGGAGGCGCAGACCCTCGATCCCCTCCCCGGTCAACGCCGAGACCGCGACCACGTCGGCACGGCGATCGGCGGCGTTGCACAACTGTTCGCGCGCCGCATCCTCGAGCGCGTCGATCTTGTTCCACGCCTCGATCAGCGGGGCACTCCCCTCCCCGTCGATCGCGTCGATCTCCTTCAGCA
Coding sequences within it:
- a CDS encoding retropepsin-like aspartic protease family protein: MSDGQGISLVWAVIMLVIVVSALASRRIPLGQAAKMAVAWIAIFAIGLTIYAFRNDIKAFGQRIWYEIDPPETVADGEALRIRKSPDGHFWVDVRINGNEERFLIDSGATVTALSVGAATRSGVEPGGGFPMILNTANGAISADRARAETLIVGTIRRDDMPVVIAEEFGGTNVLGMNFLSSLSSWSVQGDWLVLEP
- the mazG gene encoding nucleoside triphosphate pyrophosphohydrolase, encoding MDVTCPSRPDDHLGDRISRLATIMERLRDPKTGCPWDVEQDFTSIAPYTIEEAYEVADAIERDDMAALKDELGDLQLQVVFHARMAEEAGHFALSDVLDGISDKMIRRHPHVFGPEADNGDAGPGWEAIKEAERAEKGGHSTLDGVATALPALLRAEKLQKRAARAGFDWPDATGPRAKIEEEISEVECAKNDTQRTEEIGDLLFAVVNWARHLKIDPEAALRAANAKFERRFRTMEERAGAGFSGLSLDEMERLWAAAKREEA